Proteins encoded within one genomic window of Granulicella pectinivorans:
- a CDS encoding CocE/NonD family hydrolase yields MILDLGDGITLERAVALRMSDGTILHSDHYYPREAGPHPTLLMRQPYGRDIASTVVYAHPAWFARHGYNVVIQDVRGRGTSEGTFYPFRHEAQDGVDTLALLKKRPESNGKFGMYGFSYQGMTQWLLAARQPEGLLCIAPAQTAHDLYHGWFYYHGALRLASSLGWGLQMLKADARRAQDREASDKLEAAWANLPAQYLTTPYGHHPAIGGYVKDWFENDTPGPYWQAQDISQQVDQITLPALHLAGWFDTYLKGSIDAFQAMQHKPHHHLIAGPWIHIPWGDRIGPHTLGPEANLDTDALHLRWFNHWLKDTGEFTNEPRIRHYALNENQWHEADAIPTPNHTLYLHSEGRANSSKGNGTLTHLAPNTPEPPDLYNYDPEVPVLAPGGATNAPGPTNQAAMELGNNVLIYTTRPLTRSLHVFGSPEVAIHLATSAHTTDLVAKLICVKPNGDAQFLTIGILRRRGLTPDTPSLWSFPLEPTSIVFAPGDRLRLEIASSAYPLYDRNPNTHIHPRQADSWNWARSTQTLFHDQAHTSALHLPILPTPEES; encoded by the coding sequence ATGATCCTCGACCTCGGCGACGGAATCACGCTCGAACGCGCCGTTGCCCTGCGCATGTCCGACGGCACCATTCTCCACTCCGACCACTACTACCCGCGCGAAGCCGGACCCCACCCAACCCTCCTCATGCGCCAGCCCTACGGACGCGACATCGCCTCCACCGTCGTCTACGCGCATCCCGCCTGGTTCGCCCGCCACGGCTACAACGTCGTCATCCAGGACGTCCGCGGACGCGGCACCTCCGAGGGCACCTTCTACCCCTTCCGCCACGAAGCCCAGGACGGCGTCGACACCCTCGCCCTCCTAAAAAAACGCCCCGAATCCAACGGCAAATTCGGCATGTACGGCTTCTCCTACCAGGGCATGACCCAGTGGCTGCTCGCCGCCCGCCAGCCCGAGGGCCTCCTCTGCATCGCCCCCGCCCAGACCGCCCACGACCTCTACCACGGCTGGTTCTACTACCACGGCGCTCTCCGCCTGGCCTCCTCCCTCGGCTGGGGTCTCCAGATGCTCAAAGCCGATGCCCGTCGCGCTCAGGACCGCGAAGCCAGCGACAAGCTCGAAGCCGCCTGGGCCAACCTACCCGCCCAGTACCTGACCACCCCCTACGGCCACCATCCCGCGATCGGCGGCTACGTCAAAGACTGGTTCGAGAACGACACCCCTGGCCCCTACTGGCAAGCGCAAGACATCAGCCAGCAAGTCGATCAAATCACCCTCCCTGCCCTGCACCTCGCCGGCTGGTTCGACACCTACCTCAAGGGTTCCATCGACGCCTTCCAGGCCATGCAGCACAAGCCCCACCACCACCTCATCGCCGGCCCCTGGATCCACATCCCCTGGGGAGATCGCATCGGCCCGCACACCCTCGGCCCCGAAGCTAACCTCGACACCGATGCCCTTCACCTCCGCTGGTTCAATCACTGGCTCAAGGACACCGGCGAGTTCACCAACGAGCCCCGCATCCGCCACTACGCCCTGAACGAAAACCAGTGGCACGAAGCCGACGCGATCCCCACCCCCAACCACACCCTCTATCTGCACAGCGAGGGACGCGCCAACTCCAGCAAAGGCAACGGAACCCTCACCCATCTAGCCCCAAATACCCCTGAGCCGCCTGACCTCTACAACTACGACCCCGAGGTTCCCGTCCTAGCCCCCGGCGGCGCAACCAACGCCCCCGGCCCGACGAATCAAGCCGCGATGGAGCTTGGCAACAACGTCCTCATCTACACCACCCGCCCCCTCACCCGCTCGCTCCACGTCTTCGGCTCCCCCGAGGTCGCCATCCACCTCGCCACCAGCGCCCACACCACCGACCTCGTCGCCAAGCTCATCTGCGTCAAGCCCAACGGTGACGCCCAGTTCCTCACCATCGGCATCCTCCGCCGCCGCGGCCTTACCCCCGACACACCCAGCCTCTGGAGCTTCCCCCTCGAACCCACCTCCATCGTCTTCGCCCCGGGCGACCGCCTCCGCCTCGAGATCGCCAGCTCCGCCTACCCCCTCTACGACCGCAACCCCAACACCCACATCCACCCTCGCCAGGCCGACTCCTGGAACTGGGCGCGCTCCACCCAGACCCTCTTCCACGATCAGGCCCACACCTCCGCCCTCCATCTCCCCATCCTCCCCACCCCAGAGGAGAGCTAA
- a CDS encoding ABC transporter permease, with product MKRTLITALSAVILFAALLLLWFGVIALFGIQPFMLPTPLAVAKATAERFPSLATSLAITAAEAASGLAASILVGVIIALIFAQSRWIRRMLYPYTILLQTVPIIAITPLIIMWIGPGLFSVALIAFIICLAPIIANTTQGLISVDRGMVDLFLINNASAPQILFRLRLPHALPSLFTGIRISAGVAVIGAITGEIFAGSARVGVGGIGYAIMYASSQLETDYLFALVAAATLLGFVFFFTVMFLEWFFLHQWHESARSPELE from the coding sequence ATGAAGCGCACTCTCATCACGGCCCTCTCCGCAGTCATCCTCTTCGCCGCGCTGCTCCTGCTCTGGTTCGGCGTCATCGCCCTCTTCGGCATCCAGCCGTTCATGCTGCCGACGCCTCTGGCCGTTGCCAAGGCCACCGCAGAGCGCTTCCCTTCCCTCGCCACCTCGCTTGCCATCACCGCCGCCGAAGCCGCCTCCGGACTCGCAGCCAGCATCCTCGTCGGCGTTATCATCGCGCTCATCTTCGCGCAGTCCCGCTGGATCCGCCGCATGCTCTACCCCTACACCATCCTTCTCCAGACGGTCCCCATCATCGCCATCACCCCGCTCATCATCATGTGGATCGGCCCCGGCCTCTTCTCTGTCGCGCTCATCGCCTTCATCATCTGCCTCGCCCCCATCATCGCCAATACCACCCAGGGCCTTATCTCCGTCGATCGCGGCATGGTCGACCTCTTCCTCATCAACAACGCCAGCGCCCCGCAAATCCTCTTCCGCCTCCGCCTCCCCCACGCCCTGCCCTCGCTCTTCACCGGCATCCGCATCTCAGCCGGAGTCGCCGTCATCGGAGCCATCACCGGAGAGATCTTCGCCGGCTCCGCCCGCGTCGGCGTAGGAGGCATCGGATACGCCATCATGTACGCCAGCTCCCAGCTCGAAACCGATTACCTCTTCGCCCTCGTAGCCGCCGCCACCCTGCTCGGCTTCGTCTTCTTCTTCACCGTCATGTTCCTGGAGTGGTTCTTCCTCCACCAGTGGCACGAATCCGCCAGATCACCCGAGCTCGAATAA
- a CDS encoding FAD-binding oxidoreductase, with protein MTEADHQAVSACLADPTRYLTNAQTVQRLSRDFYWYSPVLKALLDDKTAEAVAQPISIEEITATLACCHARNIPVTARGAGTGNYGQAIPLHGGIVLDLARMDAIEEITPEGVAITGPGTRLGVLETHARTLGWELRCYPSTVAKASVGGFLGGGSGGIGSVAHGGLRDFETVRFIDVVTMEPTPRLIHHAGNQVHEVIHSWGTNGIIVRIGLALTPAVDWAQCAVAFPTFAAAYDFSEAIATQDTWTKRLITTFEHPIPAAFAPIVNITRPGQALIFFMIAASQLEALQAAAEAAGGVVTHAAPYQGLRTQPLLSDYTWNHTTLWAMKLDPEYTYLQCGFSPTEVRSQFAQLKQKYGEDFLFHIEFMKNGTGAVIPGSIPIVRFSTVARLNEMIDFCRSIGVFVANPHSNNVEGGGRYHPDNIQLITKQKYDPQNLLNPGKMATFS; from the coding sequence ATGACCGAAGCCGACCACCAAGCCGTCTCCGCCTGTCTCGCCGACCCCACGCGTTACCTCACGAACGCGCAAACCGTGCAGCGCCTCTCCCGCGACTTCTACTGGTATTCGCCCGTCCTCAAGGCGCTTCTCGACGACAAGACCGCCGAGGCCGTCGCGCAACCCATCTCCATCGAAGAGATCACCGCGACCCTCGCGTGCTGCCACGCCCGCAACATCCCCGTCACCGCCCGCGGAGCCGGCACCGGCAACTACGGACAGGCCATTCCCCTGCACGGCGGCATCGTCCTCGACCTCGCCCGCATGGACGCCATCGAAGAGATCACCCCGGAGGGCGTCGCCATCACTGGCCCCGGCACACGCCTAGGCGTCCTCGAAACCCACGCCCGCACCCTCGGCTGGGAGCTCCGCTGCTACCCCAGCACCGTCGCCAAGGCCTCCGTCGGCGGCTTCCTCGGCGGTGGCTCCGGGGGCATCGGGTCCGTCGCTCACGGTGGCCTCCGCGACTTCGAAACCGTCCGCTTCATCGACGTCGTCACCATGGAACCCACGCCGCGCCTCATCCACCACGCCGGCAATCAAGTCCACGAGGTCATCCATTCCTGGGGCACCAACGGCATCATCGTCCGCATCGGCCTCGCCCTCACCCCCGCCGTCGACTGGGCCCAATGCGCCGTCGCCTTCCCCACCTTCGCCGCCGCCTACGACTTCAGCGAAGCCATCGCCACACAGGACACCTGGACCAAGCGCCTCATCACCACCTTCGAACACCCCATCCCCGCCGCCTTCGCCCCCATCGTAAACATCACCCGCCCCGGTCAGGCCCTTATCTTCTTCATGATCGCCGCGAGCCAACTCGAAGCCCTGCAAGCCGCCGCCGAAGCCGCCGGAGGAGTGGTCACCCACGCCGCCCCCTATCAGGGCCTGCGCACCCAGCCCCTTCTCTCCGACTACACCTGGAACCACACCACCCTCTGGGCCATGAAGCTCGACCCCGAGTATACCTATCTCCAGTGCGGCTTCTCGCCCACCGAAGTCCGCAGTCAGTTCGCCCAGCTCAAGCAGAAGTACGGCGAAGACTTCCTCTTCCATATCGAGTTCATGAAGAACGGCACCGGAGCCGTCATCCCCGGCTCCATCCCCATCGTCCGCTTCTCCACCGTGGCCCGCCTCAACGAGATGATCGATTTCTGCCGCTCCATCGGCGTCTTTGTAGCCAACCCTCACTCCAACAACGTCGAAGGGGGTGGCCGCTACCATCCCGACAACATCCAACTCATCACCAAGCAAAAGTACGACCCCCAGAACCTGCTCAACCCAGGCAAGATGGCCACCTTCTCATAG
- a CDS encoding VIT1/CCC1 transporter family protein, producing MSDNLPNFSELTKIVGDDKSFMLRVVQPGLAGLMDGSVSTLAPIFATAFATHNSHTVFLIGAAAAVGAGISMAFSEGLSDDGELTGRGNPVFRGLVTGGMTFLGGFLHTLPFLIPNVHTALIWAYLVVGIELVVIALIRHKYFKTSFALSVLQVIVGGGLVFAAGVIIGQS from the coding sequence ATGAGCGACAATCTGCCGAATTTCAGTGAGCTGACGAAGATCGTTGGCGACGATAAGAGCTTTATGCTGCGGGTGGTGCAGCCCGGCCTTGCGGGCTTGATGGATGGATCGGTGTCGACGCTGGCCCCGATCTTTGCGACTGCGTTTGCGACGCATAACTCCCATACGGTGTTCTTGATTGGGGCCGCGGCGGCGGTTGGGGCTGGGATCTCGATGGCGTTTTCAGAGGGCCTGTCCGATGACGGCGAGCTGACGGGGCGGGGGAACCCGGTGTTTCGCGGACTGGTGACGGGCGGGATGACGTTTCTGGGCGGGTTCCTGCATACGCTGCCGTTTCTGATTCCGAACGTGCATACGGCTTTGATCTGGGCGTACCTGGTGGTGGGGATCGAGTTAGTGGTGATTGCGCTGATCCGGCATAAGTACTTCAAGACGAGTTTTGCGTTGTCGGTGCTGCAGGTGATTGTGGGGGGTGGGCTGGTGTTTGCGGCGGGCGTGATTATTGGGCAGTCGTAA
- a CDS encoding creatininase family protein — MQTWIPAPRNFANLTWKQVEALDKERTLLVLPTAAIEQHGHHLPLATDTLINNLLLGHALAKLPPEAPVYALPNFCYGKSNEHIGFPGTMSLSASTFMAVIRDIGASVKASGFHRLCLYNTHGGNTALDDVMARDLRAEFGLRTFYLTGGAGSTPAGLSPQERAYGFHAGEWETAVLLAATPELVHPDQYTTNYIAHIDNPKPLLPEFAAATFSWLTRDIAPSGVMGDPTPATAENGRLWIEAASTKVAAALQAMLDFEELVP; from the coding sequence ATGCAAACCTGGATCCCCGCACCCCGCAACTTCGCCAACCTCACCTGGAAGCAGGTTGAAGCGCTCGACAAAGAACGCACCCTGCTCGTCCTCCCCACCGCCGCCATCGAGCAGCATGGCCACCATCTCCCACTCGCCACCGATACCCTCATCAACAACCTCCTCCTCGGACACGCCCTGGCCAAACTCCCCCCGGAAGCTCCCGTCTACGCCCTGCCTAACTTCTGCTACGGCAAATCGAACGAACACATCGGCTTCCCCGGCACCATGTCCCTCTCGGCCTCCACCTTCATGGCCGTCATCCGAGACATCGGAGCCTCCGTCAAGGCGTCAGGCTTCCATCGTCTCTGCCTCTACAACACCCACGGAGGCAACACCGCCCTCGACGACGTGATGGCCCGCGACCTCCGCGCCGAGTTCGGTCTCCGCACCTTCTACCTCACCGGCGGCGCCGGATCCACCCCCGCCGGGCTCTCGCCCCAGGAGCGAGCCTACGGCTTCCACGCCGGCGAGTGGGAGACCGCCGTCCTGCTCGCCGCCACCCCGGAACTCGTCCACCCGGACCAATACACCACCAACTACATCGCCCACATCGACAATCCCAAGCCACTGCTCCCCGAGTTCGCCGCCGCCACCTTCTCCTGGCTCACCCGCGACATAGCGCCCAGCGGCGTGATGGGCGACCCCACCCCCGCCACGGCGGAAAACGGTCGTCTCTGGATCGAAGCCGCCTCCACCAAAGTAGCCGCCGCGCTGCAGGCTATGCTCGACTTCGAGGAGCTCGTCCCATGA
- a CDS encoding DUF3891 family protein: MLRLETPTGYFLVTHPAHAHLAAHFASHWGNDLFLPPTPRTSVLHGIRVHDDGWAARDAAPTITRAGKPSAFSLELVGAYSAFEEIDLAAYLAVREQAVELVEAVDPYSALLVSMHTYNLLTDRADRTTIAPAQLPLLDAFLDRQRLRQLRLMELVRTDPEYTAKDVCDETILNNFRLLQATDNLSLLSCVAFNRPSTCLHPLPTQTGERTIEVHPIGPRQFRLTPWPFDQPEIKTCVTARHVEGHTFPSSAALADAYDNAPTRELDIHLTA; this comes from the coding sequence ATGCTCCGCCTAGAAACCCCCACCGGTTACTTCCTCGTCACGCACCCCGCCCATGCGCATCTCGCCGCGCACTTCGCCTCCCACTGGGGCAACGACCTCTTCCTTCCCCCCACCCCCCGCACCTCCGTCCTGCACGGCATCCGCGTCCACGACGACGGTTGGGCCGCCCGCGACGCCGCCCCCACCATCACCCGCGCCGGCAAACCCTCCGCCTTCTCCCTCGAACTCGTCGGTGCCTACTCCGCCTTCGAGGAGATCGACCTCGCCGCCTACCTCGCCGTTCGTGAACAGGCCGTCGAGCTCGTCGAAGCCGTCGATCCCTACTCTGCCCTTCTCGTCTCCATGCATACGTACAACCTGCTCACCGACCGCGCCGACCGCACCACCATCGCTCCCGCGCAGCTCCCACTGCTCGACGCCTTCCTCGACCGCCAGCGCCTCCGCCAGCTCCGCCTCATGGAACTCGTCCGCACCGACCCCGAGTACACCGCCAAGGACGTCTGCGACGAGACCATCCTCAACAACTTCCGCCTCCTCCAGGCCACCGACAACCTGTCGCTGCTCAGTTGCGTCGCCTTCAACAGGCCTTCCACCTGCCTTCACCCGCTCCCCACCCAAACAGGCGAACGCACCATCGAGGTTCACCCCATCGGTCCACGACAGTTCCGCCTCACCCCCTGGCCCTTCGACCAGCCCGAGATCAAAACCTGCGTCACCGCCCGCCACGTCGAGGGCCACACCTTCCCCTCCAGCGCGGCATTAGCGGACGCCTACGACAACGCCCCCACCCGGGAACTCGACATCCACCTCACCGCATAG
- a CDS encoding DEAD/DEAH box helicase, with product MTSATLEQNPTVSTVSDNNIASTAITPDAIQIDPTTGLPMLKDVHFNDFKISESLKARLHGAGFKTPTPVQAKAIPPALEGSDILATASTGTGKTLSFLIPMIERMDATSVPSTKGKRQPIRALILLPTRELAMQVLEAYAKLVPGVRNDAVLVCGGLSENNQLDALDRGPRLVVATPGRLEDFLRRRSVNLTGVEMLVLDEVDRMLDMGFLPAIKRIVGALPKTRQTMCYSATLDANIREIVRDYVQNPVRIEIGTTSKPSDRVELRVYTVMQDQKLGLLDQMLREEEGTFLVFSRTKHGADRISKKLEKLGHDADVIHGDRSQSQRTAALKGFANGRHRVLVATDVAARGIDVNDIAHVVNYDLPNASDDFVHRIGRTGRAGKKGVATTFVAPQERSDARKLERELKIKFEWREADKNLQKEERNKPVDLSSPAAGDVLQMETRSWRGNEPVTPMTPNPYSNRSQGPSGNQNGPRPGGRGFRGASNGRSGPGGPAGGPRGGGRSGGPSPAGRVNRGTRGR from the coding sequence TTGACCTCCGCAACACTTGAGCAGAACCCCACCGTTTCGACCGTTTCCGACAACAACATTGCCTCCACCGCCATTACCCCCGACGCGATCCAGATCGATCCGACGACCGGGCTTCCGATGCTGAAGGATGTGCATTTCAACGATTTCAAGATCTCCGAGAGCCTGAAGGCGCGTCTGCATGGTGCCGGCTTCAAGACGCCCACGCCGGTGCAGGCGAAGGCGATTCCGCCGGCTCTTGAAGGCAGCGACATCCTTGCGACCGCCTCGACCGGCACGGGCAAGACGCTTTCGTTCCTGATCCCGATGATCGAGCGCATGGATGCGACCTCGGTTCCTTCGACCAAGGGCAAGCGTCAGCCGATTCGCGCGCTGATCCTTCTCCCCACCCGCGAGCTCGCGATGCAGGTGCTCGAGGCTTACGCGAAGCTGGTTCCGGGCGTTCGCAACGACGCCGTGCTGGTGTGCGGTGGACTCTCCGAGAACAACCAACTCGACGCGCTGGATCGCGGTCCCCGCCTTGTGGTGGCTACTCCTGGCCGTCTTGAGGACTTCCTCCGGCGCCGCTCGGTAAACCTGACCGGTGTCGAGATGCTGGTGCTGGACGAAGTGGATCGCATGCTCGACATGGGCTTCCTGCCCGCGATCAAGCGGATCGTCGGCGCGCTGCCGAAGACCCGCCAGACGATGTGCTACTCGGCGACGCTGGATGCGAACATTCGCGAGATCGTTCGCGACTACGTCCAGAACCCGGTTCGCATCGAGATCGGTACGACCTCGAAGCCTTCGGATCGCGTGGAGCTTCGCGTGTACACCGTCATGCAGGACCAGAAGCTCGGCCTGCTCGACCAGATGCTCCGCGAAGAAGAGGGCACGTTCCTGGTGTTCTCGCGCACGAAGCATGGCGCGGACCGCATCTCGAAGAAGCTCGAAAAGCTCGGCCACGATGCCGATGTGATCCATGGCGATCGCTCGCAGTCGCAGCGTACGGCTGCGCTGAAGGGCTTTGCGAATGGCCGTCATCGCGTGCTGGTTGCGACCGACGTGGCGGCTCGCGGTATCGACGTGAACGACATTGCTCATGTTGTGAACTACGATCTGCCGAATGCTTCGGACGACTTCGTCCACCGCATCGGCCGCACGGGCCGCGCGGGCAAGAAGGGCGTCGCTACGACGTTCGTCGCTCCGCAGGAGCGTTCGGATGCCCGCAAGCTGGAGCGCGAGCTGAAGATCAAGTTCGAGTGGCGTGAAGCCGACAAGAACCTGCAGAAGGAAGAGCGCAACAAGCCTGTTGATCTCTCTTCGCCCGCTGCCGGCGATGTGCTCCAGATGGAGACGCGTTCCTGGCGCGGCAACGAGCCTGTTACACCGATGACGCCGAACCCCTACTCGAACCGCAGCCAGGGTCCGAGCGGCAACCAGAATGGTCCTCGTCCGGGTGGCCGTGGTTTCCGCGGTGCCTCGAATGGCCGCAGCGGACCTGGCGGTCCTGCGGGCGGACCGCGTGGCGGAGGCCGTAGCGGTGGTCCTTCTCCTGCGGGCCGTGTGAACCGCGGTACGCGGGGTCGCTAA
- a CDS encoding nucleoside deaminase: protein MSEPTTPDASLMVDFLMAHSSSLTRSQKLAQSAALRQKDEAFMAALVAFTARSLTTSTPVPFGALIVDTLTGKPLMRALNAVRQENDPSSHAEVRTVRKATKKLKSPSLKGYTMYTTCEPCPMCMANALWAGLDRVVYGATIADAARHCRQIYIPATEVATRSDMPCLITGPVLQAACNTLFDHPNMQKVFATWNPKSTT, encoded by the coding sequence GTGTCCGAGCCGACAACTCCCGACGCAAGCCTCATGGTAGATTTCCTCATGGCCCACAGTTCCTCGCTGACTCGTAGCCAGAAACTCGCCCAGTCCGCCGCCCTTCGTCAAAAAGACGAAGCCTTCATGGCCGCGCTCGTGGCCTTCACCGCCCGCTCCCTCACCACCTCCACCCCCGTCCCCTTCGGCGCCCTCATCGTCGACACGCTTACCGGCAAGCCGCTCATGCGCGCCCTCAACGCCGTCCGCCAGGAAAACGATCCCAGCTCCCACGCTGAAGTACGCACCGTCCGCAAGGCGACAAAGAAGCTCAAGAGCCCCTCCCTCAAGGGCTACACCATGTACACCACCTGCGAGCCCTGTCCCATGTGCATGGCCAACGCCTTGTGGGCCGGCCTCGACCGCGTCGTCTACGGTGCCACCATCGCCGACGCCGCACGCCACTGTCGCCAGATCTACATCCCCGCCACGGAAGTCGCAACCCGCTCCGACATGCCCTGCCTCATCACCGGCCCCGTTCTGCAAGCCGCATGCAACACCCTCTTCGACCACCCCAACATGCAAAAAGTCTTCGCCACCTGGAACCCAAAGAGCACAACCTAG
- a CDS encoding ABC transporter ATP-binding protein: MPEARVPAVAFDHVTKRFGTAKPILESLSVSIQPGEFVSIVGPSGCGKSTLLRLVSGLSPTTSGTVEVEGMTPKSAREITSFIFQDPTLLPWRTVRRNVALGLELEHTARERRDEIVSNLLTLVGLDHVADSYPRQLSGGMKMRASIARALASNPRILLLDEPFAALDEITRDRMNEELIRLYQQQSWTVLFVTHSVAEAVFLSTRILVLAPHPGRLAHDIPIDLPYPRTAETRASESFDQLVAHVSRTLREVHTV, from the coding sequence ATGCCGGAAGCCCGCGTCCCCGCCGTCGCCTTCGACCACGTCACCAAGCGCTTCGGCACCGCCAAGCCCATTCTTGAATCCCTCAGCGTCAGCATCCAGCCCGGCGAATTCGTCTCCATCGTAGGCCCCAGCGGATGCGGCAAGTCCACCCTCCTGCGCCTCGTCTCCGGTCTCAGCCCGACAACGTCGGGGACTGTGGAAGTCGAGGGCATGACCCCCAAATCCGCCCGCGAGATCACCAGCTTCATCTTCCAGGACCCCACGCTCCTGCCCTGGCGCACCGTCCGCCGCAACGTGGCCCTGGGCCTCGAACTCGAACACACCGCCCGCGAGCGCCGCGACGAGATCGTCTCCAACCTCCTCACGCTCGTCGGCCTCGACCACGTCGCCGACTCCTACCCGCGCCAGCTCTCCGGAGGCATGAAGATGCGCGCCTCCATCGCTCGCGCCCTCGCCTCCAACCCCCGCATCCTTCTCCTCGACGAGCCCTTCGCCGCTCTCGACGAGATCACCCGCGACCGCATGAACGAAGAGCTCATCCGCCTCTACCAGCAACAAAGCTGGACCGTTCTCTTCGTCACCCACTCCGTCGCCGAGGCCGTCTTCCTCTCCACCCGCATCCTCGTCCTCGCCCCGCACCCCGGCCGCCTCGCCCACGACATCCCCATCGATCTGCCCTACCCGCGCACCGCCGAGACCCGCGCCTCCGAGTCCTTCGACCAACTTGTAGCCCATGTCTCCCGCACCCTCCGCGAGGTCCACACCGTATGA